In Asterias rubens chromosome 17, eAstRub1.3, whole genome shotgun sequence, the genomic window atttgttaacatataaatcgttaaaaacaattactcaaaaaattattttattgttcagaaacatatactctaatgtttgggaataaaaaatctatttccaggtgatgCACAGGTCTTACCCACCCCAGACCCATCATGACTCTGATGCACAGGTCTTACCCACCCCAGACCCATCATGACTCTGTGATGCACAGGTCTTACCCACCCCAGACCCATCATGACTCTGTGATGCACAGGTCTTACCCACCCCAGACCCATCATGACTCTGTGATGCACAGGTCTTACCCACCCCAGACCCATCATGACTCTGTGATGCACAGGTCATACACACCCCAGACCCATCATGACTCTGTGATGCACAGGTCCTACCTACCCCAGACCCATCATGACTCTGTGATGCACAGGTCTTACCCACCCCAGACCCATCATGACTCTGTGATGCACAGGTCCTACCTACCCCAGACCCATCATGACTCTGTGATGCACAGGTATTACCCACCCCAGACCCATTATGACTCTGTGATGCTCATGTCTTACCCACCCCAGACCCATTATGACTCTGTGATGCTCATGTCTTACCCACCCCAGACCCATTATGACTCTGTGATGCACAGGTCTTACCCACCCCAGACCCATTATGACTCTGTGATGCTCATGTCTTACCCACCCCAGACCCATCATGACTCTGTGATGCACAGGCCTTACCCACCCCAGACCCATCATGACTCTGTGATGCACAGGTCTTACCCACCCCAGACCCATCATGACTCTGTGATGCACAGGTCTTACCCACCCCAGACCCATCATGACTCTGTGATGCACAGGCCTTACCCACCCCAGACCCATCATGACTCTGTGATGCACAGGTCTTACCCACCCCAGACCCATCATGACTCTGTGATGCACAGGTCTTACCCACCCCAGACCCATCATGACTCTGCGATGCACAGGTCTTACACACCCCAGACCCATCATGACTTTGTGATGCACAGGTCCTACCTACCCCAGACCCATCATGACTCTGTGATGCACAGGTCTTACACACCCCAGACCCATCATGACTCTGTGATGCACAGGTCTTTCACACCCCAGACCCATCATGACTCTGTGATGCACAGGTCCTACCTACCCCAGACCCATCATGACTCTGTGATGCACAGGTCCTACCTACCCCAGACCCATCATAACTCTGTGATGCACAGGTCCTACCTACCCCAGACCCATCATAACTCTGTGATGCACAGGTCTTACCCACCCCAGACCCATCATGACTCTGTGATGCACAGGTCTTACACACCCCAGACCCATCATGACTCTGTGATGCACAGGTCCTACCTACCCCAGACCCATCATGACTCTGTGATGCACAGGTCCTACCTACCCCAGACCCATCATAACTCTGTGATGCACAGGTCTTACCCACCCCAGACCCATTATGACTCTGTGATGCACAGGTCTTACCCACCCCAGACCCATCATGACACTGTGATGCACAGGTCCTACCTACCCCAGACCCATCATGACTCTGTGGTGCACAGGTCTTACCCACCCCAGACCCATCATAACTCTGTGATGCACAGGTCTTACCCACCCCAGACCCATTATGACTCTGTGATGCACAGGTCTTACCCACCCCAGACCCATCATGACACTGTGATGCACAGGTCCTACCTACCCCAGACCCATCATGACTCTGCAATGCACAGGTCTTACACACCCCATACCCATCATGACTCAGTGATGCACATGTCTTACCCACCCCAGACCCATCATGACACTGTGATGCACAGGTCTTACCCACCCCAGACCCATCATGACACTGTGATGCACAGGTCCTACTTACCCCAGACCCATCATGACTCTGCAATGCACAGGTCTTACACACCCCATACCCATCATGACTCAGTGATGCACATGTCTTACCCACCCCAGACCCATCATGACACTGTGATGCTCATGTCTTACCCACTCCAGACCCATCATGACTCTGTGATGCACATGTCTTACCCACCCCAGACCCATCATGACTCTGTGATGCACATGTCTTACCCACCCAAGACCCATCGATTCGAacctgtgattgcaagtcagCACAAGTTCGGATCTACGGGTTAGGGTTGGTAAGAAGTTACTCGCTTTGACGTACTATCTAAGATGGTGAAGCTTCTAACTGAGAAACACCGGACTGCTGCCCCAATGACAATGCTGCTCACGTAGATTACTGAAGATGCAAGATGGGTAGGACATGCTGAAATGGGAAATGtgcactggacgccattttagTAAGCAACTATATACTATGCTAACTCTCTTTCCTAAGGTCAAGTGCAAAAATACACCTCTGATAAATCAATCTTTGAAAGATGGGTTCCATGAGGTGAAGATACTTGAATAATTTATTCTTTTGGGGGACACAAACAGAGAAAGATTAGGCTTAATAAAAAGGATGAGGGTAGGGACGGgcaagtatttttattttttttttacttgtccTAATATATATAGCAAGCAATTCGCTGGCATAATATCCACTAGCAACATTATAAACCGTTCAAGGCAGTCTGGCTGACATAATAATACTTGACAGATgtgttttatttacagttttcaCAAACCAGGCCTGTGAGcgggtcatgaaaaaaaaaaaacggaaaattgttgtccggattttgggccagcACTACGAACATTATAAaaggctttaaaggaacacgttgccttggatcggtcgagttggtctttgaaaagcctttgtaatcgtttgttataaaatgcatatgggtagaaagatgatgttaaagtagaatacaatgatccacacaaacatgcctcgaaattgcacggttttccttttacctcgtcgactaacacggtcggccatttatgggagtcacatttttgactcccataaatggccgaccgcgttagtttgcacagtaaaaagaaaaccacgcaatttcgaggcatgtttgtgtgcatcattgtattctacttttacagcatctttccaaccgtatgcattttataacaaacggttacaaacgctttttatagaccaacctgtccgatccaaggcaacgtgttcctttaattaaaaactgaagcgtagacaacacattcacagaaacaataggccacaattcttacatgtaacaatgtgttgtgcatcctcatttacaacatatttttgtagcattccCTTAGAAATAAATCTACAAGCGCGATGAGTCCTCGTCGTCGACTGCCATATATTTTACTTGTTGCATAGAAATACACaccatacacacacacagtacgcataaaaatacacaccatacacacacacagtacGCATAAAAATACACACCATACACACaccatacacacacacagtacGCATACAAATACACaccatacacacacacagtacGCATACAAATACACaccatacacacacacagtacGTCGCTTGAGGGAAAACCATGTGTGCCTAATCTtgtctcaaggtgttggctttttaGTAAAGCGTCCTCTATTTGTGCAATGGAACAatgacattgaagtacatgtaaaatagaCAACAACGGCTCCAATGAAAGACCAACACGGGTCTAGGGCATTTTGCTGGGTCTAGCCCCCGACTCAcatgtcaaaatcaaatcgcAATTAAAGTGCTTCCCGATTCCAGGTCATGCTGCTTGACGATCTATTTcggatggtaaaaaaaaaaaaaaaaaaaaaaacaatcggCAAAAAAGCGGAGCCCGGAAGAAAAACGAGGAACGGGGAAAAAGCAGAACCCAAGAAAAATGCGGACTGGGAAAATTTAAAAGAGCAGAAATCCGCTTTAAAGtggagatttcacaggcctgaCAAACACTGGAGACCAAATTGCTTTCAACAAATGATGGATACTCAAATCAACTTGTGGTAAATTAATCCTCATTACTAAAATGTTCTCcccttcaaattgttttagctCAGCAAACATAAGTTACTTCTTGCTTGCTGAGATCTAAGGGTAAATTAGTCCTCATTACTAAAATGTTCTCcccttcaaattgttttagctCAGCAAACATAAGTTGCTGCTTGCTTGCTGAGATCTAAGAGTAAATTAAGTCCTCATTACTTAAATGTACTCcccttcaaattgttttagctTAGCAAACATAAGTTGCTGCTTGCTTGCTGAGATCTAAGGGTAAATTAGTCCTCATTACTAAAATGTACTCcccttcaaattgttttagctCAGCAAACATAAGTTGCTGCTTGCTTGCTGAGATCTAAGGGCAACTTAGTCCTCATTACTAAAATGTTCTCcccttcaaattgttttagctCAGCAAACATAAGTTGCTGCTTGCTTGCTGAGATCCAAGGGCAACTTAGTAATCATTACTTAAATGTACTCcccttcaaattgttttagtttAGCAAACATAAATTGCTGCTTGCTTGCTGAGATCTAAGGGTAAATTAGTCCTCATTACTAAAATGTACTCcccttcaaattgttttagctCAGCAAACATAAGTTACTGCTTGCTTGCTGAGATCTAAGGGTAAATTAGTCCTCATTACTAAAATGTACTCcccttcaaattgttttagctCAGCAAACATAAGTTGCTGCTTGCTTGCTGAGATCTAAGGGTAAATTAAGTCCTCATTACTTAAATGTACTCcccttcaaattgttttagctCAGCAAACATAAGTTGCTGCTTGCTTGCTGAGATCTAAGGGTAAATTAGTCCTCATTACTAAAATGTTCTCcccttcaaattgttttagctCAGCAAACATAAGTTACTTCTTGCTTGCTGAGATCTAAGGGTAAATTAGTCATTATTACTAAAATGTACTCcccttcaaattgttttagctCAGCAAACATAAGTTACTTCTTGCTTGCTGAGATCTAAGGGTAAATTAGTCATTATTACTAAAATGTACTCcccttcaaattgttttagctCAGCAAACATAAGTTGCTGCTTGCTTGCTGAGATCTAAGGGTAAATTAGTCCTCATTACTAAAATGTTCTCcccttcaaattgttttagctCAGCAAACATAAGTTGCTGCTTGCTTGCTGAGATCTAAGGGCAACTTAGTAATCATTACTAAAATGTACTCcccttcaaattgttttagctCAGCAAACATAAGTTGCTGCTTGCTTGCTGAGATCTAAGGGTAAATTAGTCATTATTACTAAAATGTACTCcccttcaaattgttttagctTAGCAAACATAAGTTACTTCTTGCTTGCTGAGATCTAAGGGTAAATTAGTCCTCATTACTAAAATGTACTCcccttcaaattgttttagctCAGCAAACATAAGTTACATCTTGCTTGCTGAGATCTAAGGGTAAATTAGTCATTATTACTAAAATGTACTCcccttcaaattgttttagctCAGCAAACACAAGTTGCTTGCTTGCTGAGATCTAAGGGCACTTTGCATGTTGTGACTGTGTGTGTTTGATAGCTGAGCCAACCAGTGGGTGCAATCAATTAGCATTTAGATTCTTATTGTACCTACTAGTGTTGATCCAATTACACTCTAGCCATAGGCTGTTTGCATAGTGTTATAAGGCTGGACAGTTAACAATATAACTGTAATGGATTTATGGGGTGATTAGCTTCTCTCAATTGGCCATAAAATATAACTGGACAGGATGTAGATGGGGTCGTTGACTTTGGTCATGGTCAATTGGCTGCTGGTCAGTCATGGTGTTttatgtgacatcacatgtatACAAAAGATCCATAGAGCCTAGACTtcatgcaggcatgatttgCATGTATGTCTGTAATAAACAGTTGAAATTTATAAGGTGCTATTCTATCAAGGTTATAACACACATGAAAGATATTAATATGGTagcttaaaacaaaactaaaaataagaAATGTATGCAGTCTCTAGACAAAAACTCAAACATTATTTGTGACAACAAACTAACAGGAGAATATGTCTGTAATGCCTCCgatcattgctttggtgcccccTTAAATGTCCCAATAGAAagttacaatttcttcatacaGCAGAtttgatatttggtccttggaaaaagtaggaacatcACAAGTGCCGAGCCTACACATAAGGTGCaggctttaatagactttcAGAATGTTAAGCACAAACTTTCTGTGGCAGGACAGGCAAAGAAGCAACACAAACAGAATTCTGAAGTAGTATGGCCGATAGAGATGCCCTTTACTAAGaacaaaatgccttggtgccctgtccTGACAAAAGTCACATGCCCTGACTGATCTTAACCATAACATCAACATGTCTATCAACAATTGTCATTTATGACAAAGTAAAATGTTTAAACTTGTTCATGCATACATGCAGCAATAGTCAAGCTGCAACTCAAGCCCAGAAAACATCTTTCACTTTGGCTAAAATCAATTTAGAGATTGACTACCACAAGGAAGTTGACCCACCTCTTCATCAGAAAACACATCAATGGCTTTGGCCCTGCTTATTTCTTCAAGATGGATTGATTCAGAAgtggcttaaagacactggacactatattggtaattgtcaaagaattcAAAGTTCAACCTGGAAATTGTGCaatatcacccccccccccctcccctcgaTTGAAACAGGTACAACTTGTTATACCTTTTAGTCTTTGAATATTAGGCCTAGTAGAGAACTACACCAGTTGGGggtattggttttgttttgaaagaggGTTTTCTTCTCAAAATGGCCATATTAattgttgaaatatttttcaagGAGGGTAAAAGAGGCAgactaaaaaattgtttttgtagatCTTAAAAATCTACAAAGTTGGGAAGTTAAATCAATTGTTGAATGGTGTTCGGCATTGTTTATGACTGACTCTATGAtccatttgattttttttagcaGCAAATCTCTATATTGTGCTCTTCAAGTTCATGGCTCGTATTCATGTCTAAAATAAAAGAGGGTAATAATGTGACCTGTCTAGTTAATACAAAAAGGGGAAGTTCTTACCTTTCATTTGGTTTGGAAGCTTCATGTAGAAGGAGGCCAACAAAGCTAGGAGGAGGCCAACAGGCTAGGAGGAGGCTAGCCCTGGTGGTCTTACACTTTCTTATTGTAcatcctggatatcagggtgaATTTCTGGGGTGGAGAATTTTtgaagcttcataactcaaatcttacctgcaagaaagcaccaatttcaacagattcacattccatggcagcatatatttttctgcgatgggttttgatcgtcatatattcttcacaaatccgtcattttcatgaaataatgcaactcccaacgttaaggaattcccatttgtgttcgtactctcacagtctgctgtgtgtacgcaagacgcacgacgcgcaaatcTTGTGGTGCGTTTGCGTGTtaaacgctgtgcagtcaagatacgatgaccaataattcatgcgtcttgcacgcgaatgtatacatGACGCACGGCAGCaaacaacactgtgagaaaatgatcaaaacgggaatttttaaacgttgggagctgcattatttcacgaaaatggctgatttgtgaagaatatatgaggacccaccgcagaaaaatgtatgccgccatagaatgtgaatctgttgaaattagtggcttgttgcaggtaagatttgagttatgaagctttgaaaaaatttcaccccagaaacgggccttaatagttaggactctgtatctgtgtacagaggaagagtcctatatagggctaggagGAGGCCATCAGCGAAGCTAGGAGGAGGCCAACATCAGGTAAGAATACTGCATTAAAGAAACAGAAATGTACAGagatttaactttaaaaatatgTAACTAGATGtctttatttgttcatttatttaaaaaatgtacacttCTTCACTAGCACAACACTCAGAAAAAAGAAATATACAAGgtaataaaaatagaaatacaCGTAACAATTACTGTACATAAAGTAAAAATAACATGATAAAAATGTTGTCTTTTAAGTTACACAAAATTGCCAGCTAGTGGCAAGATGTAACAGGTGTCTGGCAGGAATGTACAGAGAACATGGTTAGACAATTTCTGATGCCACTGTCAAGTCCAATGATCAGAAAGCACTTCATTGTTCACCGCTATTTTTGactttttctttcaaaccaAACATGGCCACTTTTGAACGATATTTCCCACATATCAATATTGTAAAAACTACACTTTCTTGTGCTAATACTCGATATAATAATGAATTTTTTCATTTGCTACGGACGGACGAGGCTAGATGATGTTTGTACCTTAGAACATCAGGAGTTGGGAAAATGGTCATGTGATCCTACGTAACAATCCATATTAGCATGTCGGCCAGACACATAGCAGACAATACAGACTTCAGACTATATTGTCTGAATGTGCTGGTTTAACATGACCCGTATACACACCACTATGGTACCTGCTTTTGGTTTGAACACCATGTTTCAAAATGCAATGTGTACGCAAGTCATTGGTGCTTAAAAACTTGGTTCTGAAAATACTTGTTGTTGATTTGACATACTTTGgtaaatttaacaaatttaacAGGATTTTCTTTCAATTCAAGTGTTGTCAAAAACAAGGGAAAAAATGCAACTAAAAAGACTTTAATCATTCATCAATCAACAAGGACAACTCCACTCAAAAATACCaactaatttaattaattactCCTGTAAATTGAAGCCTTATAGCTATGTAAGAAAGACCTATAGGGgactatttttgtttactcttgCTACCTGGCTTAAACAGCATATAGAGCTACTGTAGCAAGCATTTACTGTAACAATTTCCCACTAAGCATTTAACTAAGCAGATAATCCCTCAAAGGCggttcatgtgacatggtactttggttCCGTTCCTTATTCTGGTGTCAGGTTTTGGATTACCAGCTACATGGTTCTCatacacaaaattgtgtttctAGTGATGATTTTTGTCGTTTGATCTGtgtcaaaatcaaacaattctCAAAGCCCCTACTGCCTGacccaaaatgtttaaattgcCGTCTGTGAAGCAGCAAGGTTGTATTTCTACGACACAAGATGAAATGGTACATTTGTGGCAGGTGAATATTTTGTCACATTTATGTCAGTTCGTTCCCCAAATGCCTTGTGAGGTGCAGAGTTGTGCacatggtggttttttttttttttttgggggggggctctcTAGGGTAGACTGCAGATGGCGCACTGTTAACTTGTTTGACAAATCTCGGTATCCAAACTCAAAAAGAAATCCTGTTAGCCTTATTCTTCATATGAATCTGCAGTGTTACTTGAGATGCTCCATTATTCAGCCACTTGGAAACAATACTCCTGACTTTTCTTTGAACTAAACCATAGGCACACAGTCTCCACCACGCTTTACATAAGGAATTCCAGACTTGATAAAAAGTACACTTTATAAGCCTGATTCACTTAGTTAGGACCAACATTCCTGATGGCTTAAAACTGTCTCAAGCAAAGTTGAAGAGGTCTTTTAAGGGTTGTGCGGTATTTGGGTACGGTCTGTCTAGAGTTGAAGAACAAGGCTTGGTAGTTGTATCCATGAAGACGGGCCTGAAACTACATGGAGGCTATGGTCAGCATCTCTTACTGCTCTTGgtctgtgccccttcaaaagtgtttCGTAGACttaagatttttcaatggaagtatcatttgccaaatgaaaatggccttggcTGTGATTAGCCAATGTCAGGTTAGAGTTTGTGCCTTGATCTAGAAGATATCAAGGTCACCACAAACCTCTGGGATTGAGCCACAAGTACAAATCTGATTATCAGAAATGTAACTTTGACATTGCCAAGAGAAAACTGCATGATACATAAGTACAGTGTTCTTCAGGTTTCTATGGTCCTGGTTTGAAAAGAGGAACATCAGCAGTAAAGAGAAGTTGTTCTCCTAGAATAAAGGGTAGTGGGAATGGGCCTCATCTTCGTCTAAATAACGGCAGCCTCATCAGCTTCTACTTCATTTTTCCCGATCAGAAATTTAGATTTTGAAACAACTTGTCCTTTAGCATTAGCAGCTGTAATCTCGGGGAGATTGTCAGATGTGATTTGTCTTGAAGTAACTTTGATTAATAAAGGCCTGTAGTTAGTGTAAAAGTTCAtgtaaacaaactttttgtaAACCCCTTCCACCTGAACCTATTTCCTTCAAAGGAAATGAGTGGTTTCCAGATAAAGAAGAATCTTtcagatttattgagaattcgtcttgaaattgtcaaaacacGGGCGTGTTAGATCAACTTAATTGATGAGGGGGGTCAGTTGGTtataattacattttgtttgttttaaaactacgTGAGGAATTTAAAACTAATCATGAAACTGATTTACAGCCAAAGTACAGCAAGGTGTTGTGACATTTCCTCTTATTCGAAAGCCTTTTCAATTTCCTTTCCATCAAAGAGGCTTTTATTTCAACACAAGACACAAACTCCTTTCATGGATAGGTCTTAAACCCAATCTTCACCTGGATTCAAAGAATTATTTTAGGTTTGTCTGATCCAAGTTTTCAATGCAACATTTTACTGTTCAAAATGAAACAACTTGATTTTGATTCAACTTAAAGGAGGGGAATACCTTTGGTAGGTACTTCGAAAAATTATGACcataaaacttatttggtaataaGCAGCAATGCAGCGGTTATTGTATAACATATTCACGCGGCCTGCTTACTTCTGCACTTCACAGTACGATAATACTCACATGTGTGGACTGTACTCGTAGAGGAAGAAGacttatgaagaaaaaaaattcccttcttctaaagaatgttgttttaaagaaaGGTATATAAAAACTGTTCAGTTTGAGAAGTGTTTCTCAAATATGTAGTCCAATTACAGACTATTCTTTTCCTAAATGGACATAACAGATTCTTggaaatatctcaaaaaagctaccacttttgaaatggagatttaccaggttagttttattgtacatatCTACaggatttaaacaataaaactgtTCGAAAATGGTATAGTTTGACTTTAAGCACTATCaaagtacatttaaaaaaatgttttgagatgTCTCTTTATGCCTTGAACCTTGTTAGTAAGGCTATA contains:
- the LOC117301671 gene encoding extensin-3-like; the protein is MTLMHRSYPPQTHHDSVMHRSYPPQTHHDSVMHRSYPPQTHHDSVMHRSYPPQTHHDSVMHRSYTPQTHHDSVMHRSYLPQTHHDSVMHRSYPPQTHHDSVMHRSYLPQTHHDSVMHRYYPPQTHYDSVMLMSYPPQTHYDSVMLMSYPPQTHYDSVMHRSYPPQTHYDSVMLMSYPPQTHHDSVMHRPYPPQTHHDSVMHRSYPPQTHHDSVMHRSYPPQTHHDSVMHRPYPPQTHHDSVMHRSYPPQTHHDSVMHRSYPPQTHHDSAMHRSYTPQTHHDFVMHRSYLPQTHHDSVMHRSYTPQTHHDSVMHRSFTPQTHHDSVMHRSYLPQTHHDSVMHRSYLPQTHHNSVMHRSYLPQTHHNSVMHRSYPPQTHHDSVMHRSYTPQTHHDSVMHRSYLPQTHHDSVMHRSYLPQTHHNSVMHRSYPPQTHYDSVMHRSYPPQTHHDTVMHRSYLPQTHHDSVVHRSYPPQTHHNSVMHRSYPPQTHYDSVMHRSYPPQTHHDTVMHRSYLPQTHHDSAMHRSYTPHTHHDSVMHMSYPPQTHHDTVMHRSYPPQTHHDTVMHRSYLPQTHHDSAMHRSYTPHTHHDSVMHMSYPPQTHHDTVMLMSYPLQTHHDSVMHMSYPPQTHHDSVMHMSYPPKTHRFEPVIASQHKFGSTG